cccccgccgaTTTTCCTGCCTCCTGCTTGACGCGCTACCGGCAGCAATGCAAAAATGTGTAGCCTAATCTGAATCTCTTTCATCTACCCCAGCCTCCGCCCTACAGATTCGATATGGGCTCTGGCTTGCCGCCGCTGCGTTCGCGGGTCTGGATGTTGCTGGCGGTGAGGAGGGGAAGTCTGTGTGCCGACGCCTGCGTTTTACGGGATGCTGAAACTTAACTTCTGACGTTGAGGCTGACTCCCCATGATTTGGAGGCAAACGCAAAGGCAGGCAGTATAGGTGCTTCTCATGCGCATCGAATGTTCAGAAGCGAATAACAACGAGCAGCTGTGAAAATATCACCCATTCAATCCTACTGCAGATAGCGGCGCTGCTAGTCTCCTTCCATGTCGCTCTCTGGTGTCGCCTATCTCCGGGCGGTACGAAGCAAAACATCAAACCAACTGGGAACTGCCTGTTCCATCgggaacagaggagagagcaatGAAAAGTTTCCCTCAATGGAATGACGAAGGAGAGGTTCTCCTGCACTGCTGCTTCCAAGGACATAGGGGATGACTTCTCGCCTGCGAAACCCACGACTGAAGGCGCTGTTATACGAAACAGGAGCCGCATACACCAGGCTAACTTGCGTACACATCTGTGGAACTATGAAACGTTTGTCCCCAACATTTCTCCATGCTGTTTCTCCTGGTACGGAACGGTAGTAGAATGCGAGGATTCAACAAGTTGGAAGTCTTTTATTCAAAAAGGCGTTCGGGTCGTTCCTCATAAAAAAATGCTCGAAGCAAGCGCAGGGCGCAGTTCTCGACAAGCTAGACGTAAGAAATGTGGAACAACAGGAGAATTCCGGCGACGCACAATCGCGCACACCACATACGACCCATACACACCGGTGGATGAAGTAACACAATAATCGAAAAACAGATCAACGAAACAGAACAATGCTGAACACAGCGGCGCTGCACAGTGAGACACACAATGTCGCCAAGGACACATCCAGGCACTCGCCGAACACATCTCACACCACACAGCCAGAAAATGTCAACAGCGCCAGAAAGGAAACAACCGAAGAGACCACACCACCCATGCCCCCAGACAGGGACGCGGCTGATGCCACACCCTCAATCGTCACATCAACGCTGCAGACGGTCGGTGACTCGGTTGCAggttcccctttcttcttaGAGGACTGactcgtctttttctggcAGCCAACCGTAATATTCGTTGCCTCCTCCGGAAAACCGTCCTCTGGAATCGCCAGAGTGAATGATTGCCTGCTTGTGTCTTCCTTCCACCAGTTGCTTTCATACGCTGGGATAACTTCTGTGTAATTGCCACTACACTCGGCGGAGGCGTTCGTTCCCGCCTGACTAACACAGTACGTGTTCTGGTATTTCGTTGGGAGagcttctccttcgcttccgcaCACCAGAGTGAAGCTGTTTTGAGAGGGGCTTAACGTGATGGTTTGGTGTGTTGGATTGCTGGTCTTTCCGTAGGCACATGTGACTGTCTGGTTTTCAGTCacactttctctcgcctcaaTCGTCACTGTCAACTTGCATTTGGCTTGGGCTCCCCCACTATTGAGGCAACCCACAATGAACTTTTTGTCGGTGTAGGGGAGATTGTCCTTGGGGATAGTCATCTTCTTGGTTCTGTGTGCGTCGGCATTGACATCTTCCCATCTGACTGCCTCGGCGTTGCCGGTGAGTAGGGTCGTGACACTGACACATGTAGGCGTCCCCCCATTACGTTTGCAGTCTTTCAAATCTTTCGTGCCTTCTGGACATACCTGTTGCTGGTCCAATCCGTCTGGTGCACATTGTAGATTCGTTTGGCACTCCAACTGCAGCGCAGGCTTTGTCGCCGACAGTGTTGCCTGAAGCTCCTTTGGATTTTCATTTTCTGTCGACACGCAGGTACACGTTGTCTTACCCCCGCTTTCCTCAATACACGCTGAGGCCTGCGGTTCGTCGGCCACTGCTTGGATCACAAAGGAGCACGGATTACCAGATAGCCCTGCCGTGCTCACGAGCAACAGGAAAAAAACTAATCCCAATCGAAAAGCAAGTGACAGTTTCAGCGGCACTCCGTTCacacgaagaaaacgcgatGCCGACGGTGGGGCCTCAATAGCCGCTGCGCCCGCCAAACGCACATGCGCCATGGTTTGACTGAGGCGTGATTGTCTAGTGAACGAGGGTACAGTGTAAGGAAGCCTGGATTGTCAGGGAGATACCCGAACTTACGATACGGGTGAAAAGTGCAGGGAAAATGCAAGAGATAGCCTGCGCATGTAAATACAGATGTTTGCGTCCGCGCAGAGCTTGCTTGCCTTAAGGCAGGGCTCTGCAGGGACTGAAGCACAAAGAGATCGGCCAACTGATGACACCTTGCAAGTCCCGGCTCCTCAAAATTCGTCTCGTTGCCTGTGCCTTTTCTGATGATAGAGAAAATGAAGTGCCACGAAGATGAACCAAGGGGGTCTAAACCAACAACTCGACAGGCACCTCACTCCGTGAGCCCGCGCCGCGTTCGCCCGGAACGAGATTGTTGCCGTCCGAAGCATCCGCTCATCCAGCGGGGGACACCCGCTCGGGTCTGGGGCAATCGGCTACACAGGAAAGGGATGCATGCTTGCTGTA
The sequence above is a segment of the Neospora caninum Liverpool complete genome, chromosome IX genome. Coding sequences within it:
- a CDS encoding srs domain-containing protein, with amino-acid sequence MAHVRLAGAAAIEAPPSASRFLRVNGVPLKLSLAFRLGLVFFLLLVSTAGLSGNPCSFVIQAVADEPQASACIEESGGKTTCTCVSTENENPKELQATLSATKPALQLECQTNLQCAPDGLDQQQVCPEGTKDLKDCKRNGGTPTCVSVTTLLTGNAEAVRWEDVNADAHRTKKMTIPKDNLPYTDKKFIVGCLNSGGAQAKCKLTVTIEARESVTENQTVTCAYGKTSNPTHQTITLSPSQNSFTLVCGSEGEALPTKYQNTYCVSQAGTNASAECSGNYTEVIPAYESNWWKEDTSRQSFTLAIPEDGFPEEATNITVGCQKKTSQSSKKKGEPATESPTVCSVDVTIEGVASAASLSGGMGGVVSSVVSFLALLTFSGCVV